From Streptomyces sp. SCSIO 75703:
TCGAGCGCGGCCAGCACGGACTGGCGGGTGGTGGCGGCGACGCCCGGCTTCCCGTTGAGGACCCGGCTGACCGTCGCTTCGCTCACCCCCGCCTGCGCGGCGATGTCGGCAAGCCGGGTGGTCACAGGGCTGGACTGTACCGGCCGGGTGGGGGCTTGCCCACCGATCGTCCGCCGGGTGCGGGCCGGGGCACGGCCCGCCGCGGGCTGCTGGGTCATCGCGATCCCCCAGGGTCGGGCCACCGGGTCGTCGGGCCGGGGTGGCTTCGGGGTCCGCGACGCGGGGCGCGTCGTCACCGGACCGTATGGCAAGTGCTTGCAGAGTCTTGCACAAGTCCGTGACGGTCCGTCGTGCCGGCGAGCGGCCAGGGGCAATACCGGCCAACACCGGCCCCGGTCCGGTCTCGCGGCGATCGAGGTCAGGTCACGGCAGGGTAACTCTCGGCAGTTCTTGCACTTTTTTGCTGCAAGCACTTTCGCGCGGCTTGCATCGCTGTTACGTTCACGTCGCCCGGCGGAGCCCGCCGGCCGCCCTCATACGAGCGGCCGGGGCACCATCCGGGCGCAGTCGGCACGGTGGCAGGACGGCGGACGGACCCGCGCCCTGCGGCACTCGGGCTTTCACCCTCAAGGAGAACTCATGCGGCGTGGCATAGCGGCCACCGCTCTGGTGGCGTCCCTCGCCCTCGCGGCGACGGCGTGCGGCGGGGACGGCGCAGGCGACGACAAGGCCGGCGGTCCGGTCACCATCACCTGGTGGGACACCTCCAACGCGACCAACGAGGCCCCCACCTACAAGGCGCTGGTCAAGGAGTTCGAGGCCGCCCACCAGGACATCAAGGTCAACTACGTCAACGTCCCCTTCGACCAGGCGCAGAACAAGTTCGACACCGCCGCCGGCTCCAAGGGCGCCCCCGACGTGCTGCGCTCCGAGGTCGGCTGGACCCCCGCCTTCGCCAAGAAGGGCTTCTTCCTGCCGCTGGACGGCACCGAGGCCCTCGACGACGCCGCGAAGTTCCAGCCCAGCCTGATCGAGCAGGCGAAGTACGAGGGCAAGACGTACGGCGTGCCGCTGGTCACCGACACCCTCGCCTTCGTCTACAACAAGCAGCTCTTCGAGAAGGCCGGCGTCGAGGTGCCCCAGACCTGGGACGACCTGAAGAAGGCCGCCGCCACCATCAAGGACGAGACGGGCGTCGACGGCTACTGGGGCTCCACCGCCGGCTACTACGGGCAGCCGTTCCTCTACGGCGAGGGCACCGACACCGTCGACGCCGCCGCCAAGAAGATCACCGTCGCCTCGCCCGAGGCGAAGAAGGCCTACGGCACCTGGCTCGGCCTCTTCGACGGCAAGGGCCTGCACAAGGCCGACGCCACCGCCGAGGCGTACGCCCACATCCAGGACGCCTTCGTCAACGGCAAGGTCGCCTCGATCATCCAGGGCCCGTGGGAGATCACCAACTTCTACAAGGGCTCCGCCTTCCAGGACAAGGACAACCTCGGCATCGCCACCGTCCCGGCCGGCTCCACCGGCAAGGCCGGCGCCCCGACCGGCGGCCACAACCTCTCGGTGTACGCCGGTTCGGACGCCGCGCACCAGAAGGCCGCGCTCGCCTTCGTGAAGTTCATGACCTCCGCCGAGGCCCAGGAGAAGGTCGCGCTGAAGAACTCCACGCTGCCCACCCGCGACGACGCCTACACCGACCAGGTCAAGGCCGACCCGGGCATCGCCGGCTTCCAGGGCGTCCTGCCCGCCGCCCAGCCGCGCCCGGCACTGCCCGAGTACAGCTCGCTGTGGGGCCCGCTCGACGACGAACTGCCCCAGATCGCCGCCGGAAAGCAGTCCCTCGACAAGGGACTGGCCGACGCCGAGATCGCCTTCACCAAGCTGGTGCCGGACTTCGGCAAGTGACGCCCGCGCGGCCGCCGGACCCGCCCCGAGGGGCCGGGACCCGGCGGCCGCCGGCCCGTGAGCCGCCCCCCGACCCTCCAGCCTGATCCCCCAGAAGGTGCCGAACCATGACAGTCGCCATCGACCGCGCGACCGGCAAGCGCCGCGGTGACCGCGCCCCGCGGCCCGGCCCGGTCAGCCGCCTCAAGCACGGCTACCGCAAGCACTGGTACGCCTACGCCATGATCGCGCCGGTGGCCGTGGTGCTCGGCGTCCTGGTGCTGTATCCGCTGGCGTACGGCTTCTACCTCACGCTCACCGACGCCAACAGCCTCAACTCGGCCCGCACCATCGGCGTCAACGAGATCGCGGCCACCTACAAGTTCATCGGCCTCGACAACTACGCCGACATCCTCTGGGGCCCGACCGCCTACGACCGCTTCTGGTCGCACTTCGTCTGGACGATCGGGTGGACGGCGGCCTGCGTCGCCCTGCACTACGGCATCGGCCTCGCCCTCGCGCTGCTCCTCGACCAGAAGCTGCGGGGCCGCACCTTCTACCGGCTCGTGCTCATCCTGCCCTGGGCCGTGCCGACCTTCGTGACCGTCTTCGGCTGGCGCTTCATGCTCGCCGACAGCGGCGTCGTCAACTCCGCCCTGGACTTCCTGCACCTGCCGACGCCCGCCTGGCTGGAGGACACCTTCTGGCAGCGCACCGCCGCGATCATGGTGAACACCTGGTGCGGGGTGCCGTTCATGATGGTCTCGCTGCTCGGCGGCCTCCAGTCCGTCGACGGCGCCCTGTACGAGGCGGCCGAGATGGACGGCGCGAACGCCTGGCAGCGCTTCCGCCACGTCACCCTGCCCGGACTGCGCTCGGTCAGCTCCACCGTGGTCCTGCTCGGCGTGATCTGGACCTTCAACCAGTTCGCCGTCATCTTCCTGCTCTTCGGCAACACCGCGCCGGAGGCGCAGATCCTCGTCACCTGGGCCTACCAGCTCGGCTTCGGACAGCAGCCGCGCGACTTCGCGCAGTCCGCCGCCTACGGCATCCTCCTGCTGGCCATCCTGATCGTCTTCACCTCCTTCTACCGCCGCTGGCTGAACCGCCACGAGCAGCAGCTCGCGATCTGAGGCAGGAGCCGTCATGAGCACCCCCACCCTCCGGACCCCCGCCCCGGTGCCCCCTCCCGCCTCCCCGCCCGCCCCGCCCCGTCCGGTGCGCCCGCGCGGCGAACGCGGCCCGCTGGCGCGCCTGGCCTCCCACGCCGTCCTCGCCACGGCCAGCGCCGTCGCCTTCTTCCCGGTGGCCTGGCTGGTCTTCCTCTCCCTCGGCCCGGACAAGGACGACTACCTGCACCCCGGGGGCATCTGGCGGAAGATGACGCTGGACAACTACGCCTTCGTGCTCCAGCACACGGCGTTCTTCGACTGGCTGAAGAGTTCGCTGATCGTCTCGCTCGGCACCACGCTCATCGGCGTCCTGGTCTCCGCCAGCACCGGCTACGCGGTCTCCCGCATGCGCTTCCCCGGGTACCGCCGCTTCATGTGGGCGCTCCTGGTCACCCAGATGTTCCCGGTGGCCGTGCTGATGGTGCCGATGTACCAGATCCTGTCCCGGCTGGGCCTCATCGACAGCTACCTCGGCCTGATCCTCGTCTACTGCTCGACGGCCGTGCCCTACTGCGCCTGGCTGATGAAGGGGTACTTCGACACCATCCCCTTCGAGATCGACGAGGCCGGACGCGTCGACGGGCTCTCCCCGATCGGCACCTTCGTCCGGCTGATCCTGCCGCTGGCCAAGCCCGGACTGGCCGTCGCCGCCTTCTACAGCTTCATCACCGCCTTCGGCGAGGTCGCCTTCGCCACCACCTTCCTGCTCGACGACCGCAAGTACACCCTCGCGGTCGGCCTGCAGAGCTTCGTCAGCGAACACGACGCACAGCGCCACCTGATGGCCGCCACCGCGGTCCTCATCGCGATACCCGTCTCCGCCTTCTTCTACCTCGTGCAGAGGAACCTGGTCACCGGCCTCACCGCGGGCGGCACCAAGGGCTGACGCCCCGGCCGGGCGCCCCGCGTCCGGCCCCCGCCCCGCGCGGGCCCCGCACGACGACCTCACGACCCGTACGTCCCCCACCGGGGAACCCCCACCGCATCAAGGACGACATGAGCCAGCAGCACTCAGCCGCCCCGGCCCCGACTCCCCAGACCGCCCCGGCCCCCACCACGGTCGCCGAGCGCCCCGACTGGTGGCGCGACGCGGTGATCTACCAGGTCTACCCCCGCAGCTTCGCCGACGCCGACGGCGACGGCATGGGCGACCTGGAGGGCATCCGCAGCCGCCTGCCCTACCTGCGCGACCTCGGCGTGGACGCCGTGTGGCTCAGTCCCTTCTACGCCTCGCCCCAGGCCGACGCCGGCTACGACGTCGCCGACTACCGCGCCGTCGACCCCATGTTCGGCACCCTCCCGGACGCCGACGCGCTGATCCGCGAGGCCCACCGGCTGGGCCTGCGCATCATCGTCGACCTGGTCCCCAACCACTCCTCCGACCAGCACGACTGGTTCCGGCAGGCCGTCGCCGAGGGCCCCGGCTCGCCGCTGCGCGAGCGCTACCACTTCCGCCCCGGCAAGGGACCCGACGGCGAACTCCCCCCCAACGACTGGGAGTCCATCTTCGGCGGCCCCGCCTGGACCCGGGTCACCGAGCCCGACGGCACGCCGGGGGAGTGGTACCTGCACCTCTTCGCCCCCGAACAGCCCGACTTCAACTGGGAACACCCCGCCGTCGGCGACGAGTTCCGCTCCATCCTGCGCTTCTGGCTCGACATGGGCGTCGACGGCTTCCGCATCGACGTGGCGCACGGCATGGTCAAGGCCGACGGCCTGCCCGACCTGGGCTCCCACGAGCAGCTCAAACTGCTCGGCAACGACGTCATGCCCTTCTTCGACCAGGACGGCGTCC
This genomic window contains:
- a CDS encoding extracellular solute-binding protein — translated: MRRGIAATALVASLALAATACGGDGAGDDKAGGPVTITWWDTSNATNEAPTYKALVKEFEAAHQDIKVNYVNVPFDQAQNKFDTAAGSKGAPDVLRSEVGWTPAFAKKGFFLPLDGTEALDDAAKFQPSLIEQAKYEGKTYGVPLVTDTLAFVYNKQLFEKAGVEVPQTWDDLKKAAATIKDETGVDGYWGSTAGYYGQPFLYGEGTDTVDAAAKKITVASPEAKKAYGTWLGLFDGKGLHKADATAEAYAHIQDAFVNGKVASIIQGPWEITNFYKGSAFQDKDNLGIATVPAGSTGKAGAPTGGHNLSVYAGSDAAHQKAALAFVKFMTSAEAQEKVALKNSTLPTRDDAYTDQVKADPGIAGFQGVLPAAQPRPALPEYSSLWGPLDDELPQIAAGKQSLDKGLADAEIAFTKLVPDFGK
- a CDS encoding sugar ABC transporter permease; the encoded protein is MTVAIDRATGKRRGDRAPRPGPVSRLKHGYRKHWYAYAMIAPVAVVLGVLVLYPLAYGFYLTLTDANSLNSARTIGVNEIAATYKFIGLDNYADILWGPTAYDRFWSHFVWTIGWTAACVALHYGIGLALALLLDQKLRGRTFYRLVLILPWAVPTFVTVFGWRFMLADSGVVNSALDFLHLPTPAWLEDTFWQRTAAIMVNTWCGVPFMMVSLLGGLQSVDGALYEAAEMDGANAWQRFRHVTLPGLRSVSSTVVLLGVIWTFNQFAVIFLLFGNTAPEAQILVTWAYQLGFGQQPRDFAQSAAYGILLLAILIVFTSFYRRWLNRHEQQLAI
- a CDS encoding ABC transporter permease subunit, which gives rise to MSTPTLRTPAPVPPPASPPAPPRPVRPRGERGPLARLASHAVLATASAVAFFPVAWLVFLSLGPDKDDYLHPGGIWRKMTLDNYAFVLQHTAFFDWLKSSLIVSLGTTLIGVLVSASTGYAVSRMRFPGYRRFMWALLVTQMFPVAVLMVPMYQILSRLGLIDSYLGLILVYCSTAVPYCAWLMKGYFDTIPFEIDEAGRVDGLSPIGTFVRLILPLAKPGLAVAAFYSFITAFGEVAFATTFLLDDRKYTLAVGLQSFVSEHDAQRHLMAATAVLIAIPVSAFFYLVQRNLVTGLTAGGTKG